The DNA window CGAGTATGAAATTCTTGAGGAAATGGAAGCAGGGATGGTTTTAACCGGTACGGAAATAAAATCTTTACGGTCTTCCAAAGCATCGATTGCAGAGTCCTTCTGTCAGTTTATAGACGGGGAATTGTACATCATTAACATGATGATAGATGAATATAAATTAGGCACTTTTTACAACCACAAAACAAAAAGGGAACGGAAATTGCTGTTGCACAAAAAAGAATTACAGAAGCTTGAAAAGAAACTGAAGGATGCAGGGAACACCATAATACCCCTTAAGTTATACATTAATGACAGGGGAAAAGCTAAGGTGCTAATTGCACTCGGAAGGGGTAAAAAACTCTATGATAAAAGGGAAAGCATAAAAGATAGAGAAAATAAACGGAACCTCGACAGAGTATTAAAGAAAAGTTAAAATTCAGCTGAAAAACTTTGTGTATAAAGAAAAATTATATTTATTTTGCATTATCAATTATTTAATCATTTAATTCTATGAAAAATCTAAAATTAGGAATTTCAGCATTGGCGCTTACTGTGGCCTCTACTGTATTCGCACAGACTACCAACAATCCGTGGTTGATCGGGGTTGGTGCTCATGCGGAAAACCATATGGCGCAGAGAAACAACTTCAGTAATACGTTCTCTGCTAACAATCTTACGAAGACAATGTTCAACGTGAACAACTTCTCTATTACACCTCCGCTATCTAAACTTACCGTAGCAAGAAACGTTGCTAAAGGTTTCGTAGTAGACTGGCAGACTTCCGTAGGGAACGTTGAGAACAAAAGATTCAATATGGGGAAAGAATTCTTCCTTATGACAGGTCTTGGTTTACAGGCTAAAGCAGCAGGTATCCTTTGGAACGAAGAATCTTGGTTTGATCCTTACTTAAGAGTAGGTGCCAACTACCTGAGACACGATTACACGTCGCTTACATTCCCTAGAATGGATGCTAACGGTTATATGGTGCCTAACGGTGACAATGGTAACGAAAACGGTAAAGCAAACTTCTTTACAGTTTCTACCGGTGCAGGAGCTAACTTCTGGGTAACGAAAAACTTCGGTCTAGGTATCCAGGGAGATTATGTTTCCACTCCTGGAGACAAGTCTAACGTTGCTAACTTCTGGCAGGCTTCTGCTTCCCTATTATTCAGATTCGGAAACAGAGACAGAGATAAAGATGGTATTTTAGATAAAGATGACTTATGTCCTGATACTCCGGGATTACCAGAATTCCAGGGATGTCCTGATACAGACGGTGACGGAGTTCCAGATAAAGACGATCAATGTCCAGATGTAGCTGGTCCAGTTGAAAACAACGGTTGTCCTTGGCCAGATACAGACGGTGACGGTGTAATCGATAAAGATGACGCTTGTCCTACAGTTGCAGGTCCTGCAGAAAACAACGGTTGTCCTTGGCCAGATACAGACGGTGACGGTATCTTAGATAAAGATGATGCTTGTCCTACTGTTCCAGGTCTTCCAGAATACAACGGATGTCCTAAGCCTAAGAGTGTATCTGCTACTGAAATTGAAGAAAACTTCAGAAGCGTTTACTTCGACTTCAACAAAGCTACTATCAAGCCTGAATCTAAACCAGCATTGGATAAAGCTGCCGAAATCATCAAGAAAGATGGAGGTCACTATCTGTTAGAAGGTAGAACAGATGCTAAAGGTTCTGAGGTGTATAACCTTAAATTATCTAGACAAAGAGCTGCTTCTGTAGTTGCTGCTTTAGATGCTAGAGGTGTTGATCCTAACGCTCTTAAATCTGTAGGTGTTGGTAAAGCTAAAGCTACTGTTCCTGCAACAGCTTCAGATGCTGAAAGACAAGCAGACAGAAAAGTAGTGGTAACAGCTATTGAAGATGATGCTCAATGGAACACAATGCAGAAGAAAGATTATGAAGATGAGCCGGTTAAAAAAGCTCCAGCTAAAAAAACTACTAAGAAAAAAGTAGTTAAAAAAAGAAAATAATCAAGTTTTCTAAATAATAGATACCTCCAAGTTTTTGGAGGTATTTTTTTTTCATAGACTTTTAGTTATTTTTGTTAAAAATTATACATAGAAATGGGAAGAGCATTTGAATATAGAAAAGCTTCTAAAATGGCCCGCTGGGACAAGATGGCCAAAACATTCTCCAAAATAGGTAAAGACATTGCCTTAGCAGTAAAGGCAGGAGGTCCGGATCCTGAATCCAATCCTGCGCTGAGAAGATGCATCCAGAATGCGAAAGGGGCCAACATGCCGAAAGACAATGTAGAAAGAGCCATAAAAAAAGCAAGCGGTGCAGATGCTGAAAATTATGAAGAGGTAACTTATGAAGGATACGGACAGGGAGGTGTTGCATTTTTTGTTGAATGCACCACCAATAATACCACCAGGACAGTAGCCAACGTAAGAGCGGTTTTCAATAAATTCGACGGTAACCTCGGAAAGAATGGGGAACTTGCCTTTATCTTTGACCGAAAAGGGATTTTTACCATCGACCTGGCTCAGATCAAAATGGATTGGGATGAGTTCGAAATGGAGATGATCGACGGTGGAGCAGAAGATGTGGAAAAAGATGAAGAAGAAGTAATGATTACCACGGCATTTGAAGATTTCGGATCACTGTCGCACAAGCTGGATGAACTGGGCATCGAAGCCAAGAGTGCTGAGTTGCAGAGAATCCCTAATATTACGAAAGAAGTAACGGAGGAACAGTTCAGGGCCAATATGAAAATGCTTGAGCGCTTTGAGGAAGATGATGATGTACAGAACGTGTACCATAATATGGAGATCACTGAAGATATGATGAGCGCCTTGTAAAAATATAATATAGCATTCATATACAGTTAATTTTCAATTAGTTTCTTTGCATAAGTATGAAAAGAAACGTTGAATTAGTTGTGATATCGGATGTTCATTTGGGAACTTATGGATGTAAGGCTAAAGAGTTACTGAGGTATCTTAATTCCATTCAGCCCGGTACGCTGATACTGAACGGTGATATCATAGATATCTGGCAATTCAAAAAGTCTTACTTCCCTAAGCCACATCTGAAAGTCATTAAAAAAATACTTTCGCTTGCTACTAAAAGCACAGATGTATACTACATTACCGGAAACCATGACGAGATGTTCCGGAAATTCACCGATTTCGAATTAGGCAAACTTAAGGTATGCAATAAGCTTTGCCTCACCATCAACCATAAAAAGACCTGGATTTTCCACGGGGATGTTTTCGATGCCTCAGTACAGCATTCCAAATGGATTGCCAAGCTGGGAGGAAAAGGATATGACTTGCTGATTGTAATCAACAATGTAGTCAATTGGTTCCTGGAACGGATGGGACGGGAAAAATATTCATTCTCAAAGAAAATCAAAAACAATGTAAAGAAAGCGGTTAAATATATTGGGGATTTTGAGCTTACCGCTTCAGAACTGGCTATAGACAACCATTATGATTATGTGATCTGCGGGCATATCCACCAGCCTCAGATGCGTGAAGTCGTTAATAAGAAGGGATCATGTGTGTATCTTAATTCCGGGGACTGGATCGAAAACCTCTCTGCTCTTGAATATCATAACGGTGAATGGAATATCTTTCATTATGAAGAACATAAACACCTGCTAAAAGATGATGTTCATGATGAAATCCAGGATATCAATAGTGCAGAGTTAATGAAAATCGTAACCAGCTTTTCCTCATGAAAATCCTGTACGCATTTCAGGGCACCGGAAACGGACACATGGCAAGAGCTCAGGAAATAGTTCCTATCCTTAAAAAATATGCCTCCGTAGATACGCTGATCAGCGGACACCAGTCACAGTTGAAGGCTGATTTTGAAATTACCTTTCAGTACAGCGGAATTTCATTGCTGTATAATAAGTCCGGCGGCCTGTCATACTTTAAAACCCTAACCGGGAATAATTTTCTTGAAGCAGCCCGGGTGATCCGTTCTCTGGATCTTTCCGGATATGACCTCATCATCAATGATTTTGAACCGTTAACAAGCTGGATATGTAAGCTGAAGGGATTTCCTATGGTCGGGCTCAGCCATCAGGCTTCCATGAGCTTTAAAGAAACGCCCAAGCCGCGAAAAAAAGACTTTTTCGGGGAACTGGTCCTTCAATACTACGCTCCGTTCAGAAAGCGGATCGGCTTCCATTTTGAATCCTATCATGCCGACATTAAAAAACCAGTTATCAGAAAGAAAATAAGGAATCTCCAGCCTGACAAAAAAGGGTATTACCTGGTTTACCTTCCGAGCTATTCTGATGAAAATATCATCGGTATCCTGAAGGATATTCCTGCACAATGGAAAGTATTTTCACGGTATGCCCCGCAGGCATTTACAATAGGGAATATTGACGTATTCCCTATTGATGAACAGCAATACCTGAAATATTTTGAAAGCTGCAACGGTATTTTATGCAATGCAGGATTTGAAACACCCGCAGAAGCACTTTTCATGGATAAAAAATTATTTGTTATCCCAATCCATAACCAGTACGAACAGGAATGCAATGCCTGTGCACTGGATAAAATGGGAATCCCTAATTCCAAAGTATTAAAGGAACAGGAAATAAGAGACTGGGTAGCCTCTGATTTTCATTATCAAGTGGATTATCCGGACAATATAGAAGAAATACTGTTGCAGGAAGTATTAGGCAGATAAAAAGACATCCTCTACATCGTGCATTCTTTTCATGACTGCTCTGGCATAGGAACAGTGCGGGTACACCTTCCACTGGTTTTCACGTGCAAATTTAATGGCTTCTTCCACCAGGAATTTGCCCATTCCCCTTCCTTCAAATTCAGGATGAACCAAAACAAAGGAAATAACCAGTCTGTTCTGCTCAGGAAAAACGGTATAGGTGAGCCTTCCTACTTCTTTTATGTCATTATTAAGCGTGATAACCCCGCCATTGCCTGATTTGTTATTTTCGGTTCTCATATCTATTTTTCATTTAAAATACAAAAACTGCACCGGGAAAAGCCGCATGTGGTGAATTTTTAATGGTCAATGGTCAATCCGTTGCGCTGTCAATTTTATACTGGAAAGATTCACAATTGACTTGCGGAGCAAAATTCACGGTTGACTGAGGTTGTGAATGAGTCAATGATCAATCCGTTGCGCTGTCAATTTTATACTGGAAAGATTCACGATTGACTTGTGGAGGAAATTCACTGTTGACTGAGGTTATGAATGAGTCAATGGTCAATCCGTTGCGCTGTCAATTTATGCTGGAAAGATTCACGATTGACTTGCGGAGAAATATTCACGATTCACATTCTTCATCAGCTGTCTTTTCCGGTATAGTAATTATAGTCTTTGATGATGACATTGATAAACTGCCTTTCTGTCATTTTAGAATGGTCGATATCCAGTTTCAGGATGCTTTTTATTTTTTCGGAAAGCCTGTTGATCACCTGCCGGTCATCCGTGCGTACAGCCTTCAGGAAATTGTCTTTGATGATCCTCATATCGTTATCAGAGAGGGCAATCACCTGAGGAAAAGAAGGAAGGTAATCTTCTTTCAGGTTTTCCAGGATCGTATGGGAAATATTGATGTTATTCTTAAGGGATATAACAGCTGTTCCGGCAGCCATATCCCCAAGGCGCTTGTTATCTTTGGAAACGATCATTGAGATCAGGCCGATAACGCCTGCAAAAGAAGTGTCGATCAGCCTGAAAACCCATCGGATCATATAATCACCGAAACTGGCCTGGTATCCGTCGATTTTCACCACCCGGATCTTCATCAGTTTTTTTCCCGGAGTCTGGCCTTCCATCAGGCTTTCCAGAACGACAGGATAGATATAGACCGGAAAGGTGAGGGCGATGTACACCGCTATGACAGACCATCGGTCCATCCCGGACAGTAAGCGTCCCAAACCGAGAAAGCCAAAGAAGACATACAGGATCACGATGATGTAAGCTACTTTGATCAGCAGGTCAATAATGAAGGCCAGCATCCTTTCTCCGACGCTGGCAATACTGAAATTAATATTTACATTTTGTGAGGTATTAATCGCAATTTGAGACATAATTTTTATTATTTTAGCCTTACAATTATGAGAGAAGTTTATTTCATCAAACAAAATAAAGAAAAATGGTTGGGAATTGAACAGGTTATTCAGGGGAAAGTCAAAAAAAATCCTGATGACCTCTCATCACTGTACATCAACCTGATTAACGACCTGTCTTTT is part of the Chryseobacterium camelliae genome and encodes:
- a CDS encoding OmpA family protein, coding for MKNLKLGISALALTVASTVFAQTTNNPWLIGVGAHAENHMAQRNNFSNTFSANNLTKTMFNVNNFSITPPLSKLTVARNVAKGFVVDWQTSVGNVENKRFNMGKEFFLMTGLGLQAKAAGILWNEESWFDPYLRVGANYLRHDYTSLTFPRMDANGYMVPNGDNGNENGKANFFTVSTGAGANFWVTKNFGLGIQGDYVSTPGDKSNVANFWQASASLLFRFGNRDRDKDGILDKDDLCPDTPGLPEFQGCPDTDGDGVPDKDDQCPDVAGPVENNGCPWPDTDGDGVIDKDDACPTVAGPAENNGCPWPDTDGDGILDKDDACPTVPGLPEYNGCPKPKSVSATEIEENFRSVYFDFNKATIKPESKPALDKAAEIIKKDGGHYLLEGRTDAKGSEVYNLKLSRQRAASVVAALDARGVDPNALKSVGVGKAKATVPATASDAERQADRKVVVTAIEDDAQWNTMQKKDYEDEPVKKAPAKKTTKKKVVKKRK
- the smpB gene encoding SsrA-binding protein SmpB, whose amino-acid sequence is MKIEKTVSIVNRRARFEYEILEEMEAGMVLTGTEIKSLRSSKASIAESFCQFIDGELYIINMMIDEYKLGTFYNHKTKRERKLLLHKKELQKLEKKLKDAGNTIIPLKLYINDRGKAKVLIALGRGKKLYDKRESIKDRENKRNLDRVLKKS
- a CDS encoding GNAT family N-acetyltransferase; the protein is MRTENNKSGNGGVITLNNDIKEVGRLTYTVFPEQNRLVISFVLVHPEFEGRGMGKFLVEEAIKFARENQWKVYPHCSYARAVMKRMHDVEDVFLSA
- a CDS encoding RDD family protein translates to MSQIAINTSQNVNINFSIASVGERMLAFIIDLLIKVAYIIVILYVFFGFLGLGRLLSGMDRWSVIAVYIALTFPVYIYPVVLESLMEGQTPGKKLMKIRVVKIDGYQASFGDYMIRWVFRLIDTSFAGVIGLISMIVSKDNKRLGDMAAGTAVISLKNNINISHTILENLKEDYLPSFPQVIALSDNDMRIIKDNFLKAVRTDDRQVINRLSEKIKSILKLDIDHSKMTERQFINVIIKDYNYYTGKDS
- a CDS encoding YebC/PmpR family DNA-binding transcriptional regulator, producing the protein MGRAFEYRKASKMARWDKMAKTFSKIGKDIALAVKAGGPDPESNPALRRCIQNAKGANMPKDNVERAIKKASGADAENYEEVTYEGYGQGGVAFFVECTTNNTTRTVANVRAVFNKFDGNLGKNGELAFIFDRKGIFTIDLAQIKMDWDEFEMEMIDGGAEDVEKDEEEVMITTAFEDFGSLSHKLDELGIEAKSAELQRIPNITKEVTEEQFRANMKMLERFEEDDDVQNVYHNMEITEDMMSAL
- a CDS encoding UDP-2,3-diacylglucosamine diphosphatase yields the protein MKRNVELVVISDVHLGTYGCKAKELLRYLNSIQPGTLILNGDIIDIWQFKKSYFPKPHLKVIKKILSLATKSTDVYYITGNHDEMFRKFTDFELGKLKVCNKLCLTINHKKTWIFHGDVFDASVQHSKWIAKLGGKGYDLLIVINNVVNWFLERMGREKYSFSKKIKNNVKKAVKYIGDFELTASELAIDNHYDYVICGHIHQPQMREVVNKKGSCVYLNSGDWIENLSALEYHNGEWNIFHYEEHKHLLKDDVHDEIQDINSAELMKIVTSFSS
- a CDS encoding glycosyltransferase family protein gives rise to the protein MKILYAFQGTGNGHMARAQEIVPILKKYASVDTLISGHQSQLKADFEITFQYSGISLLYNKSGGLSYFKTLTGNNFLEAARVIRSLDLSGYDLIINDFEPLTSWICKLKGFPMVGLSHQASMSFKETPKPRKKDFFGELVLQYYAPFRKRIGFHFESYHADIKKPVIRKKIRNLQPDKKGYYLVYLPSYSDENIIGILKDIPAQWKVFSRYAPQAFTIGNIDVFPIDEQQYLKYFESCNGILCNAGFETPAEALFMDKKLFVIPIHNQYEQECNACALDKMGIPNSKVLKEQEIRDWVASDFHYQVDYPDNIEEILLQEVLGR